The genomic DNA CCCCGGCACAATGAACACCAGCGCCAGAAGCAGGATGGGACCGAACCGAAACATCGTCATCTCATATCGATAGGCGGCGTCTGCTGGCAGTAAACCAGCCAGTATCTTCGAACCATCCAGCGGCGCTATGGGAATGAGGTTGAAGAACATCAGACCGATGTTCATGTACACCATGAAAATCAGGAACTCTACAAGACTTGGAGTCATCGCGAAGGGAGCAAAACGCATGGTCAGGACGATCAGCAGAGCGAAGAGCAGGTTGGAGAACGGGCCTGCCGCCGCAACGAGCATCATATCGCGGCGAGGATGATCAAAATTGGCGGGATTCACCTGCACCGCCTTTCCCCAGCCGATGCCGCGTGCGCCGGTAACTACCATCAGCACGAGCATCAAAGTGCCCAATGGGTCTAAGTGGTCCAGCGGGTTCAGGGTCACACGCCCCTGACGCTTGGGGGTGGGGTCGCCCAGCTTGTAGGCGGTGATGGCATGGGCGAACTCGTGCACGGTGATACACAGCACAAAGGCGAGTATCTGCATGAAGATAAAGTTCCAGTCTAGTTGCATCATTGCTATCCGAACATCCCTCCCAAAAGGCTAATAGCATTATACCCTATCCGGTGCGAAGGAGATGAGTGTCGGAGGTGGCACACGGGTGAACAAGCAGATAAAGGCGGATGCTATCCGTGCCAACCCGTTTCACCTGTGTTCATCCGTGTGCCCGGACAGGTATTTACTGCAGATTAGCCGACCGGGGATGGCTGCTCTACGCGCAACCGTTCCGGGATGCGGTCGTGCGCTAGCAGGTCGTCCAGCGTCTCGCGTTCCACGATGATCTCGGCACGCCCCTCGTGAACCAGCACCATTGCCGGACGCGGGAAGCGGTTGTAGTTGCTACTCATGGCGTAGTTGTACGCGCCCGTGGAGGGCACCGCCAGAATGTCGCCCGGCTCCGGCTGAGCAATCGCTACGTTGCGTATGAGAATGTCCGTTTCGCAGTGCTTGCCCGCGATAGTTACCACGGTGTTCGCCGGTTGGTCGGCTTTGTTCGCCACCAGCGCGGTATACACAGCATCGTACAGCTGCGGGCGCGGGTTGTCGGACATGCCTCCGTCCACCGCGACGTAGGTGCGCGTGCCCGGTGGCTGGTGGATAGGTACCTGTTTAATGGCGCCGATGGTATACAGGGTCAACCCTGCCTCACCCACTAGCGCGCGCCCCGGTTCCTGCAGGAGCGTGGGATAGGGCAGGTTGCGCCGTTCCAGCTGCTCGGTGAGCACGCCGACGATACGCTCGGCATACTCGTCAAAGGTGGGCGGACGGTGGCTCTCGATGTAGCGGATACCCAATCCGCCACCGATGTTCAGTTCTTCCACCACATAGCCCAGCTGCTTACGCAGGGTGTGCATAAAATCCACCATAATCTTCACCGCGCGTTCCTGTGCTTCCGTCTCCAGCAGCTGCGAACCCACGTGGCAGTGAATGCCCTTCAAATAGAGATGCGGTGACACCAGCGCGCGGCGGACGCCCTCTAGAGCGTAGCCGTTTCGAATATTCAAGCCGAACTTGGTATCTGCCTGTCCCGTGCGGATAAAACGGTGCGTGTGCGGGTCGATGCCCGGTGTAACACGAATCAGGACGGGTACCTGTTTGCCTGCTTCGGCAGCGACGCGCTCCAGCATCTCCAGCTCCAGCAGGTTATCCACCACAATACGCCCGACGTTGTACTTCACCGCCATCTGCAGTTCGAACAGCGATTTGTTATTGCCGTGAAAGACCAGCTTCTGGGGTGGGAAGCCAGCCTTCAGTGCGGTATACAGCTCGCCGGCGGAAGCCACATCCAGATCATAGCCTTCCTGTGCGACGATGCGAGCGACCGCCATACATAGCAGCGCTTTGCCTGCATAGGCGATTTCGTTGCGGGGGTAGCGTGTCTCGAACGCACGCCGGTAGTCCCGCATGTTCTGCCGAAAAGCGGTTTCATCCAGCACGTAGAGTGGCGTGCCGAACTGCCTTGCCAGCTCTACGGCGTCGCACCCGCCGATTTCCAGATGTCCTCGCTCGTTAATCCGTTGCGTGCCTAGCAGTAACATCCTTCCCCTCAAACCGACCTGAAGATTTGTACAGTCAAAGCAAAGAATATCATGTATCGCCTGCCCAAGTCAAGATGAGGAGGAGGGTGTTCGAAATTGCTGGTTGAATGGATAGATAACCTAACCCCCTTGCCCCCTTCCCTGCAAGGGAAGGGGGAACGCCCCTCTCCTCGTAGGAGAGGGGACGGGGGTGAGGTAAGGCAGGGATAGCAAGAACGCCTCTCTCCTTGCGCTACAACCAACTTCTCAACAATTCTCGAACACCCTCAGATGAGGAGAGGGCGTTCGAGAAACCGCGTGGATACTCCCACCCAACCAGCGCGTCAGAAACTTCGCCGTATAACCCATTCCTGTGCCATCCACGAACACACAGGGGCGCGCGGCGGTGGCAGGTTCTATCATGATGCCTTGCTAGGCAAGCCATGCCAGCAGTGGTGGAAGTGGTCAACCAGTGTGCCCGGGGCAGGCAGTGGGTGGTCAGCGAGCAGTTTGAGGGCGAGGGCAAAGAGCAGGCGAAAGTATACCCGATACCCCGCGATTTTCCGGACACCCTCAGTTTTAGCGTGACGGGCAACAGGAAAGTGTCATCGGGTGTCGAAGTAACCGGAGATACGTGTCGGGAGGTAAAAGGTGCGAATCGGTTGCTATGCGGTACTATGTTGTACCCTGTTCCTGCTCGCGACGGCGGTGGCAAAGGAGTACGACCATCCGCTGATAGCGCAAACATATCGGCTGCTACCGAACGGTGACGCAGAGGTGGAGGAGCTGCGCGTCTTCCGCTTCTCGGGCTCCTTCAGCTGGGCGAACCTGAAGCGCAGCAGCCGGGGGCAGTACGGACGCTACGGGATAGAGTATCTCGGTGTCTGGGATGCCGATACAAAGCAACCGCTGCGCTACTCCCAGACTGCTGAAGGCGAATATGCGGTGCTGCGCTGGGAGTATCAGGCACGGAACACCACGAAAAAGTTCCTTCTGCGTTACCGTATCCGCAACGCGGTGCAGAGGTATGCGGA from Armatimonadota bacterium includes the following:
- a CDS encoding peptidase M50; the protein is MMQLDWNFIFMQILAFVLCITVHEFAHAITAYKLGDPTPKRQGRVTLNPLDHLDPLGTLMLVLMVVTGARGIGWGKAVQVNPANFDHPRRDMMLVAAAGPFSNLLFALLIVLTMRFAPFAMTPSLVEFLIFMVYMNIGLMFFNLIPIAPLDGSKILAGLLPADAAYRYEMTMFRFGPILLLALVFIVPGVLSVLVGLPTSMVVSRLLGFAI
- the lysA gene encoding diaminopimelate decarboxylase produces the protein MLLLGTQRINERGHLEIGGCDAVELARQFGTPLYVLDETAFRQNMRDYRRAFETRYPRNEIAYAGKALLCMAVARIVAQEGYDLDVASAGELYTALKAGFPPQKLVFHGNNKSLFELQMAVKYNVGRIVVDNLLELEMLERVAAEAGKQVPVLIRVTPGIDPHTHRFIRTGQADTKFGLNIRNGYALEGVRRALVSPHLYLKGIHCHVGSQLLETEAQERAVKIMVDFMHTLRKQLGYVVEELNIGGGLGIRYIESHRPPTFDEYAERIVGVLTEQLERRNLPYPTLLQEPGRALVGEAGLTLYTIGAIKQVPIHQPPGTRTYVAVDGGMSDNPRPQLYDAVYTALVANKADQPANTVVTIAGKHCETDILIRNVAIAQPEPGDILAVPSTGAYNYAMSSNYNRFPRPAMVLVHEGRAEIIVERETLDDLLAHDRIPERLRVEQPSPVG